Proteins from one Acropora muricata isolate sample 2 chromosome 9, ASM3666990v1, whole genome shotgun sequence genomic window:
- the LOC136929143 gene encoding uncharacterized protein isoform X2, with translation MHLSITVAWFVLAFLSLSKVAQQFSESQFEQGGYEVLQYGNFKEFLHHKLNISQVLASFLVKDYTDCAFKCLDKIGCLSFNFATKPAIGTDQHSCHLLASDRFNHSRRLVPSDEFHHYTFWSLCENSPCQNGGSCRPLYENKSFVCNCLGNYFGPLCKNVWHKINTDPVCFGTRDEDFGSFEADKTGNIYNIKLIHLSGSVNCQGGQATSTKWSCHLHLNELNIHITDQNNIRLFPGRRAINLNPKYFFYQLSGFDANSPEIVFDSIATPLAVTAGQKFRIWYGEDLINVTEHDNTGKSCVDVYVVYQIE, from the exons ATGCATTTGTCTATAACGGTTGCCTGGTTCGTGTTGGCTTTCCTCTCTCTCTCCAAAGTTGCTCAACAGTTTTCAGAG TCGCAATTCGAACAAGGTGGATACGAAGTTCTGCAGTATGGAAACTTTAAAGAGTTTCTCCACCACAAGTTGAATATTTCCCAAGTTTTGGCTTCCTTTCTGGTGAAAGATTACACCGATTGTGCCTTCAAATGTCTTGATAAGATTGGGTGCCTCTCCTTCAATTTTGCCACCAAGCCTGCTATTGGCACTGATCAGCATAGTTGTCACCTTCTGGCCTCAGACAGGTTCAACCACTCAAGGCGTCTTGTTCCAAGCGATGAGTTTCACCACTACACGTTTTGG AGTCTCTGTGAAAACTCTCCATGTCAAAATGGTGGATCTTGTCGCCCGCTCtatgaaaacaaatcatttgTCTGTAACTGTCTGGGGAACTACTTTGGgcccctttgcaaaaatg TTTGGCACAAGATAAACACAGACCCAGTATGCTTTGGTACAAGAGACGAAGATTTTGGATCCTTTGAAGCTGACAAAACAGGGAATATCTATAACATAAAGCTTATCCACCTCTCAGGTTCAGTGAATTGTCAGGGCGGCCAAGCCACAAGCACAAAATGGAGCTGCCATTTACATTTGAACGAATTGAATATCCATATTACTGATCAAAATAACATCCGTCTTTTTCCAGGAAGGAGAGCAATAAATTTGAAtcctaaatattttttttaccaactcaGCGGTTTTGATGCAAATTCCCCTGAGATTGTGTTTGATTCTATTGCTACTCCTTTGGCTGTGACGGCCGGTCAAAAGTTCAGGATCTGGTACGGTGAAGATTTGATAAACGTGACTGAGCACGATAACACTGGCAAGTCTTGTGTTGACGTGTACGTCGTTTACCAAATCGAATGA
- the LOC136929143 gene encoding uncharacterized protein isoform X1: MKMHLSITFTWFVLAFLSLSKVAQQFSESQFEQGGYEVLQYGNFKEFLHHKLNISQVLASFLVKDYTDCAFKCLDKIGCLSFNFATKPAIGTDQHSCHLLASDRFNHSRRLVPSDEFHHYTFWSLCENSPCQNGGSCRPLYENKSFVCNCLGNYFGPLCKNVWHKINTDPVCFGTRDEDFGSFEADKTGNIYNIKLIHLSGSVNCQGGQATSTKWSCHLHLNELNIHITDQNNIRLFPGRRAINLNPKYFFYQLSGFDANSPEIVFDSIATPLAVTAGQKFRIWYGEDLINVTEHDNTGKSCVDVYVVYQIE; the protein is encoded by the exons ATGAAAATGCATTTGTCTATAACTTTTACCTGGTTCGTTTTGGCtttcctctctctctctaaAGTTGCTCAACAGTTTTCAGAG TCGCAATTCGAACAAGGTGGATACGAAGTTCTGCAGTATGGAAACTTTAAAGAGTTTCTCCACCACAAGTTGAATATTTCCCAAGTTTTGGCTTCCTTTCTGGTGAAAGATTACACCGATTGTGCCTTCAAATGTCTTGATAAGATTGGGTGCCTCTCCTTCAATTTTGCCACCAAGCCTGCTATTGGCACTGATCAGCATAGTTGTCACCTTCTGGCCTCAGACAGGTTCAACCACTCAAGGCGTCTTGTTCCAAGCGATGAGTTTCACCACTACACGTTTTGG AGTCTCTGTGAAAACTCTCCATGTCAAAATGGTGGATCTTGTCGCCCGCTCtatgaaaacaaatcatttgTCTGTAACTGTCTGGGGAACTACTTTGGgcccctttgcaaaaatg TTTGGCACAAGATAAACACAGACCCAGTATGCTTTGGTACAAGAGACGAAGATTTTGGATCCTTTGAAGCTGACAAAACAGGGAATATCTATAACATAAAGCTTATCCACCTCTCAGGTTCAGTGAATTGTCAGGGCGGCCAAGCCACAAGCACAAAATGGAGCTGCCATTTACATTTGAACGAATTGAATATCCATATTACTGATCAAAATAACATCCGTCTTTTTCCAGGAAGGAGAGCAATAAATTTGAAtcctaaatattttttttaccaactcaGCGGTTTTGATGCAAATTCCCCTGAGATTGTGTTTGATTCTATTGCTACTCCTTTGGCTGTGACGGCCGGTCAAAAGTTCAGGATCTGGTACGGTGAAGATTTGATAAACGTGACTGAGCACGATAACACTGGCAAGTCTTGTGTTGACGTGTACGTCGTTTACCAAATCGAATGA
- the LOC136928141 gene encoding derlin-1-like produces MAENDLGIWFRSIPIVTRWWFSLSIVFPLLGKLGLINGYYMILDYHSIVSRFQIWRLFTAFVYYPVLPQTGFHYLINLYFLYSYSSRLETGLFDGRPADHLFMILFNGIILIIIGLLVSLPLLMDPLILSVLYVWCQINKDTIVQFWFGMQFKAMYLPWVLAIFNMVIQGGGLVELLGIFVGHLYFFLMFKYPQDFGGRRFLTTPSILYNLLPNRQGGVSGFGVAPASRRPRDQGNHGDGWGGWGRGHRLGND; encoded by the exons ATGGCCGAGAATGATTTGGGAATATGGTTTCGAAGCATCCCCATAGTGACAAGATGGTGGTTTTCTTTGTCGATTGTTTTCCCACTTCTTGGAAAGTTAGGATTGATAAACGGATATTACATGATATTGGATTATCACAGCATCGTTAGTCGTTTTCAG ATCTGGAGATTGTTTACAGCATTTGTGTACTACCCAGTTTTGCCACAGACTGGGTTTCATTACCTTatcaatttatattttttatattcATACTCATCAAGACTGGAAACAG GTCTGTTTGATGGAAGGCCCGCTGATCATTTGTTTATGATATTATTCAATGGAATAATATTAATT ATCATTGGACTTCTTGTTTCTTTGCCA CTTCTTATGGATCCTCTTATTTTAAGTGTTCTCTATGTTTGGTGCCAAATAAACAAAGACACGATAGTGCAATTCTGGTTTGGAATGCAGTTTAAG GCAATGTACCTGCCATGGGTGTTGGCAATATTTAATATGGTCATTCAAGGAGG GGGTCTTGTGGAGCTCCTTGGGATATTTGTTGGACACCTCTACTTTTTCCTCATGTTTAAGTATCCTCAAGACTTTGGTGGAAGACGTTTCCTTACTACACCATCCATACT GTACAATCTTCTTCCAAACCGGCAGGGAGGAGTCAGTGGGTTTGGTGTTGCTCCTGCCAGCCGCAGACCTCGTGACCAAGGCAATCACGGGGACGGATGGGGAGGCTGGGGCAGAGGCCATCGCCTGGGCAATGATTGA
- the LOC136928140 gene encoding riboflavin transporter 2-like, translating into MALQRLKNKIRGKFSNVSLITYVLVVIFGSGSWLSVNGLWVELPIIVQKIPEKWSLPSYLTVIIQMANIAPLMFTIGNKFFPGVIREIPIIYICVAIGGTSCALMALFWKETTFIAGAERSTALLVLCFFVAMVDCSSSVTFLPYMAIFRKVYMSPYFAGQGLSGLLPSLVALLQGVGSGAHTSHCVIPTSHLPNATNGTSSNITAGGSSGNGPKFSAEVFFWFLTGMMLACFLAFFGLNNLPVAKRQKVHQDYQGDDGFSATGEQAMELVSVYEQEGENAIEYDDQVEALSGRDTMLQFAMVALVSGLSNGVIPAIQSYACIPYSYYIYHLTLTLSNMVNPVTCFVFPFISTTSTSHLILLSSAYFGMCTYIVFIASQSPMVLLRCENTGAILIVVISVSAFAIATYVKVAIGAVMREKGRKHLLWFGVCTQVGSCIGALSMFAPVNVYKFFKTY; encoded by the exons ATGGCCTTACAacgtttaaaaaacaaaatcagagGCAAATTTTCCAACGTTTCGCTCATCACCTACGTTCTTGTTGTCATCTTCGGCTCTGGTTCTTGGTTGTCCGTTAATGGCTTGTGGGTCGAGCTCCCTATAATCGTACAAAAAATTCCAGAAAAGTGGTCTCTGCCTTCctacttaacagttattattCAAATGGCAAACATCGCACCCTTGATGTTTACAATAGGAAATAAGTTCTTTCCTGGTGTGATTCGTGAAATCCCAATTATTTACATCTGTGTGGCTATTGGTGGTACATCTTGCGCTTTGATGGCGTTATTCTGGAAGGAAACAACCTTCATTGCAGGCGCGGAACGGAGCACGGCTCTGCTAGTGCTGTGCTTCTTTGTTGCGATGGTTGATTGTTCCTCGTCAGTTACCTTTCTACCCTACATGGCCATTTTCCGAAAAGTATACATGAGCCCTTATTTTGCAGGCCAAGGTTTGAGTGGCCTTCTGCCAAGTCTTGTGGCCTTGTTGCAGGGAGTGGGAAGCGGAGCTCATACATCCCATTGCGTTATCCCTACATCTCACCTTCCAAATGCCACCAATGGGACATCGTCAAACATAACTGCTGGTGGAAGTTCGGGCAATGGGCCAAAATTCTCTGCCGAAGTCTTCTTCTGGTTTTTAACTGGAATGATGCTAGCTTGCTTTTTGGCATTCTTTGGATTGAACAACCTCCCTGTGGCTAAACGGCAGAAGGTGCATCAAGATTATCAAGGAGATGATGGGTTTTCAGCAACAGGTGAACAAGCCATGGAACTTGTCTCAGTTTATGAACAAGAGGGAGAAAATGCCATTGAATATGATGACCAAGTTGAAGCTCTGTCTGGTAGAGATACTATGTTGCAGTTTGCAATGGTGGCACTAGTTAGTGGCTTGAGCAATGGAGTAATACCAGCTATCCAGTCATATGCCTGCATACCTTATAGCTACTATATCTATCATCTTACACTTACACTATCAAATATGGTGAACCCAGTCACTTGTTTTGTGTTTCCATTTATTAGCACCACCTCGACATCTCACTTAATTCTTCTTAGTTCGGCATATTTTGGTATGTGCACTTATATTGTCTTCATTGCCTCACAAAGTCCAATGGTGCTATTGAGATGTGAAAATACTGGTGCTATTTTGATC GTTGTGATAAGCGTCAGTGCTTTTGCTATTGCAACTTATGTCAAAGTAGCCATTGGAGCAGTAATGCGGGAAAAAGGTCGCAAGCATCTGCTGTGGTTTGGAGTCTGTACTCAAGTTGGGTCCTGCATAGGAGCTTTGTCTATGTTTGCTCCTGTCAATGTCTACAAGTTTTTTAAGACATATTAA